The Montipora capricornis isolate CH-2021 chromosome 6, ASM3666992v2, whole genome shotgun sequence genome has a window encoding:
- the LOC138053546 gene encoding uncharacterized protein: protein MNSLDSANLILPAPGVSRNSASNTEARRSSDHQNEDVSVNHVSWGKTSENSRCLQALLRCKKFLFIATCNASTLRDEDRVLELEQCTQHQGIEILGEQEHHIIHDDPIEFRKVCSRYLVTSSGWRNEAQASQGGVGLLLGQKARKALLKAKRISKRIMTVEFNGNPQTTVIVVYAPTNCADEVEVEGFYNDMSNTLQDFPAHNFLACIGDFNARLGPDVVPFTYHDVTNRNGKYLVESKLLGNPPEVEDLDEEIPNIFEDLDINDGLFTVEELKEVKSSLRIGKAAGPDAIPREVFKLCGFDNICLDFCNQALIKK, encoded by the exons ATGAATTCATTAGACTCAGCAAATCTTATACTTCCAGCTCCGGGAGTGAGCAGGAACTCTGCCAGCAATACTGAAGCTAGGCGATCTTCAGATCATCAGAATGAGGACGTATCCGTTAACCATGTTTCATGGGGGAAAACGTCTGAGAACAGCAGATGTTTGCAGGCCCTTCTGCGTTGTAAGAAATTTCTATTCATTGCAACATGCAATGCAAGCACCTTAAGAGATGAAGACAGAGTGTTGGAACTAGAGCAATGCACTCAGCACCAAGGCATAGAAATACTCGGAGAGCAAGAACATCATATCATTCATGATGACCCCATTGAGTTTAGAAAGGTCTGTTCCAGATATTTGGTTACTTCTTCAGGCTGGAGAAATGAAGCACAAGCATCCCAAGGTGGAGTTGGACTTCTGCTAGGTCAGAAAGCAAGAAAAGCTCTACTGAAAGCCAAGCGAATCAGCAAAAGAATCATGACGGTTGAATTTAATGGCAATCCTCAGACTACTGTGATTGTTGTTTACGCACCTACCAACTGTGCGGATGAAGTTGAAGTCGAGGGATTTTATAACGACATGAGTAATACCCTGCAGGATTTCCCAGCGCACAATTTTCTTGCTTGTATTGGAGATTTCAATGCAAGATTAGGGCCGGATGTAGTTCCATTCACATATCATGATGTAACTAACAGAAATGGAAAGTACCTCGTAGAATCA AAACTCCTCGGTAATCCTCCAGAGGTAGAAGATTTGGACGAAGAGATACCAAACATCTTTGAGGACCTTGATATCAATGACGGCTTGTTCACTGTAGAAGAGCTCAAGGAAGTGAAATCTTCATTAAGAATCGGGAAAGCAGCTGGCCCGGATGCAATACCACGTGAAGTATTCAAGTTATGTGGCTTTGACAACATATGTCTAGACTTCTGCAATCAAGCTCTGATAAAAAAATGA